The Lineus longissimus chromosome 2, tnLinLong1.2, whole genome shotgun sequence genome window below encodes:
- the LOC135483910 gene encoding forkhead box protein B1-like, translated as MSLYVTSSCGLTHPVNTITDDYLSLKPDSTFDLVQFSTSHADVLLPQVNVATQSYVKLENVSRLPESAAIPARNDSAPDSDSSGEDVAQVLLNSEANKDPSTKPSLSYIALISMAIQSLPQKRMLLSEIYQWITDKFPYYQGKDKSWRNSIRHNLSLNECFIKNGRSENGKGNYWSIHPANTEDFGKGDFRRRRARRRVRKCDELQRRFQDGTNAPPQDTSYYSSYNSYVPMMSTYASTPALSNIFGVENVLSREEQLQRYYQQLSNTKPLPNITNVSSVFANTEPLVNTGYQNNLSSIHQSPVSSTHQNIQQQTAVQSGHQMNFSPLHHNANPSVYQNSIPSVHQTSIPSIHQTSIPSVHQTSIQSVHHNTNPSVYQTSIPSVHQTSISSVHQTTIPSMQQTHIPSGQAMPNAPSFQDNFFTPLVQTQALPSMSLAGALPSWQDTLSRLQTDLGGSV; from the coding sequence ATGTCGCTCTACGTCACTAGTTCCTGTGGCCTGACGCACCCTGTCAACACCATCACCGACGACTACCTTTCTTTGAAACCAGACTCAACTTTCGACTTGGTGCAGTTTTCAACCAGCCATGCAGACGTCCTCCTACCACAAGTGAACGTTGCAACGCAGTCTTACGTTAAGTTGGAAAACGTCAGTCGCCTTCCTGAGAGTGCGGCAATACCTGCCCGTAACGACAGCGCCCCTGATTCGGACTCCTCAGGCGAGGATGTCGCCCAGGTGTTGCTGAACTCTGAGGCCAACAAGGACCCGTCGACAAAGCCCAGCCTCTCCTACATTGCTCTCATCTCGATGGCCATCCAGAGTCTGCCTCAGAAGAGGATGCTGCTTTCCGAGATCTACCAGTGGATCACGGACAAGTTTCCTTACTACCAGGGAAAGGACAAGAGCTGGCGCAACAGCATCCGTCACAATCTATCACTGAATGAATGCTTCATCAAAAACGGTCGCAGCGAAAACGGCAAGGGAAACTACTGGTCAATTCATCCGGCGAACACGGAAGACTTCGGCAAAGGTGATTTCAGGAGACGCCGCGCCAGGCGCCGGGTACGGAAGTGTGACGAGCTGCAGCGGAGGTTTCAAGACGGTACGAACGCACCGCCGCAGGACACGAGTTACTACTCGTCCTACAACAGCTACGTCCCCATGATGTCAACCTACGCTTCAACTCCAGCGCTGAGCAATATCTTTGGTGTGGAAAATGTCCTGTCGCGGGAGGAGCAGCTACAGAGATACTACCAACAGTTAAGTAACACTAAACCTCTTCCGAACATAACTAACGTCTCTTCGGTGTTTGCGAACACGGAGCCATTGGTGAACACTGGCTATCAGAACAATCTCTCCTCAATTCACCAGAGTCCTGTGTCGTCCACGCATCAGAATATACAGCAGCAGACGGCGGTCCAATCGGGACACCAGATGAACTTTTCCCCGTTACACCACAATGCTAATCCTTCCGTCTACCAGAACTCCATTCCGTCCGTTCACCAGACCTCAATTCCGTCCATTCACCAGACCTCCATTCCGTCCGTTCACCAGACATCCATTCAATCCGTTCATCACAATACTAATCCATCCGTTTACCAGACCTCAATTCCGTCCGTTCACCAGACCTCAATTTCGTCAGTTCATCAGACCACGATACCATCCATGCAGCAAACACATATCCCAAGTGGTCAAGCCATGCCTAATGCGCCCAGTTTCCAGGACAATTTCTTTACGCCTCTAGTTCAGACCCAGGCGTTGCCGTCCATGTCTTTGGCAGGAGCATTGCCGAGTTGGCAAGACACGCTGTCACGTCTTCAGACTGATCTCGGCGGAAGTGTGTGA